Below is a window of Rhea pennata isolate bPtePen1 chromosome 2, bPtePen1.pri, whole genome shotgun sequence DNA.
CCTGGGTCAGAGCGGGACAAGCTCTGCAGGTGAAGCTCCCGGGCGAGTCGGGAGGCGACCTGCACCCCGGGCTGGCCCCGGGCTGGCCCCGGCCTCCGGTTACGGCTCAGCTGccgggcggagggggggggggggaagggggcgggcGGCGGTTTTAATCGACGGGAAAAAcggaacagaacaaaacaaaacaaaacaaaaatcagtaaaccgctgcagaagaggaaagagagcgGTTGTAGGCCGGCTGGGGGCAGAGCCCCTGCTTACCTTGGCCCAACCGCTACACCCTCGGAGGTAACAGCAGTGCCTCCCCTCTCTGCAGGATCATTTTCCTCTCTCCGGGGCGAGGAAGGGGGTTATTCCAGGGGAAAAGCGTTTCCCCATCCTTCACAGCACCGCCGGGAACGGCGGCGGTGTCATTCCCACGGGCACCCCCACGAGTGTCCCCCGGCTTTGGCTCCacgcgcggccgggccgcgggccaGCGCGCAGCGCTGCGCAGGGGCGCTGGGCAGCGCGGAGaggcgccgcccccggcgcagGGCCCGGCCGGCTCCGACCCCCTCCTCCGCAGCCCCACTCCTCCCCTCCGCCCGGCAGATGGTTTGCTCCGCGGACACCCGATATATAGCGCTGTCAAGGGGCGCATCCCCCCTGcgcgcccccccacccccaccccccgcgcccccgcgccggcacGGACTCTCCGCGGCGGGGCCGACGGGCCGGCGCGCCGCTGCCGTCCGCcccctcctgcctgcctccctgcccgcctccctgcctcccccccgGGGCCATGTCCACGGGCTCCGGGAGCGAGGCGGAGGAGCTGCCCGACATGGACCTGCGGGCGCTGCAGCTGGACTacgcgccggcggcggccaaGCGCCAGCCCCGCGGGGAGCTCTACCCCTCGGGGGACAACTCCtcggcggcggaggaggaggaggaggaggaagaggaggaggaggaggaggaagacggCGAGGGCAGCTGTGCGGCGGGGCCGGTGGGCAGCGGCTGCAAGAGGaagcgggcgcggggcggcggccccgggggcaaGAAGGCGCCgtcggggccgcgggggccgccgcccgAGGGCAAGCAGTCGCAGCGCAACGCGGCCAACGCGCGGGAGCGGGCGCGGATGCGGGTGCTGAGCAAGGCGTTCTCGCGGCTGAAGACGAGCCTGCCCTGGGTGCCGCCCGACACCAAGCTCTCCAAGCTGGACACGCTGCGCCTGGCGTCCAGCTACATCGCCCACCTccggcagctgctgcaggaggacCGCTATGAGAACGGCTACGTGCACCCCGTCAACCTGGTACgggcccgcgcagcgccgcgcagcggggcgcggagccgcctgCGGGGTCTGCGCGCCGGCtctgccgccgcccgccccgcggagccgcgctcGCCGTCGAAGAAACCGCAGGGCGGCCCCGACTGCTTTGTAAATGTGCAGCAGTGCTCGCCCGCCGGGTGCGAGCGAGGGCCAGCCCGGGCCTGAGGTGACGGGAAGGGGCAGGGGGGGTTGCTTCGGGCAGGCGGGAGCAGGGAGCCCAAAGCGATAAATCCCTCGGATATTAGGCGAGTTAAGTAGCTGAAAAAGGAGCGATCCGCTCTGCAGGCTGCTTTGGAGCACAAGCAAAATTCGCTCATTCATCAGTACGCAAGGAGAGGCCTGATGTGTGCCATAGGGGTAAAAAGGTTACTTACATAGTGCAGATTACTTTTGAGTAGGTTTTAAGCCCCCTTTTTTGTAAAATTAGGCAAGCAATTGCAAAGCAAGATAAATGCTGCATACTTTATGAGAACAATTTGTTGCTGACCATAGCAGAACACTTaattacaatgaaaaatgtaatgaaaatatttgttagagGAACTCGGTTCTCTGTGCTTCCCACAGGGACTGAAACACAATGACGTATTTGCAGATGAACCAGGCTTACACATCTATACATCTATCAGTAATAAAGCTCCAGTTTCATACGAGGCTAAACTTTCTTTCTAATACaaaatatcctctttttttttttttttttttttttttttttttttttgcttacagaCATGGCCATTTGTGGTTTCAGGAAGACCTGACTCAGACACCAAAGAAGTTTCTACTGCCAGCAGATTATGTGGAACTACCGCTTAGTCAAagtaaatagtttttttttgatgttgttgATGATGATCATTTTTTGATAGACCGGATATTTTTAAGAGCTGTGGTTTATGGGCTCAAGACTAGAAGATGGTCACAAAAAACATCGCTAACAAACAGTGTTAAATCTGTGTACCCCATAATTTCTTTCGCTTAGAATTCCAGGGGAAATTTGAAGTTTAAAAGAAGGGAGGCAGTGGAGAGGAGTGTTTCTATGAACTGGCTGCAGTAGCTGAAGTCTGCGATTTAGAAAGGCCTGTCTTGGGCTTCATCATTCTTATCACTGCCTGAGGACCTGTTGTTCTGAGGCTATTAAACTAATGGAGGAGGAATATAATGATATAGAATTAACAGCATGGACCAAAATACAACTCTACAAACTAACCCCAAACAGTGTTATTTGTATTCtaaaacaaagcagtattttagaGTAGCTTTGAAACTCAgatttataatatattttgatGGCTTTTGTATTCACGGATCCAGTTTGCTGCAACTATGCAATAAATATAgtcatcccccccccctttttttggcCTTTTAAACAGGGTTTTCTTAAAGACATGTAAGTAGCTAAGTTCTACATTAAGGCTATCATCCACTGGAATTAGGTAATGCCCTTGTTTGTCTTGAAGTGCCACCTGCAAGAGTGTGCAAATGTCACCAGAAATGTGGCAGAGTTTCTGTGCCTTAATCTGGAGGAGGAATTCTGCTAACCATTAAAAAGGGTGCATGTGTTGTAAAGAATGGGTTTTTGTGGTGTTGCAAAAGAGCAAGAATtcacaactttttaaatattatttctgtactGTTTGGCTTATCTATGAAACATGTTTACCCTCAAATGAGTTCTAGTGACATTTCTTCACTAATTCAAATGCTGTTATGAAAGAGAATGCCATCAAATAAGCTGCAAATgtaaataattctatttttttataaatgataTTAAAAGCTTTGTTACTATGACTTCCTGGTGCTGTGGTGAGTGTGTGGCTGTATCAATGAAGAACAAATTTGTAATGCAGATTCTTGAAAACCAGTTTTGTAAACACATTGTTCTCTTCCTCATGAGAGAAGATAAATCTTCAGCAACACAGTCAGATAACAACACTTTCACTCCAAACAATTCATATATGGTACAGTCCTAAATCAACAggataaaacacattttagaaaTTTAAAGAATTGTCTGAATCTTTTCTgcaaatcaagaaaataaacaaatgtagATTAAGAAATAGATATCAGTAATTTGTTCTGCTTCGTAGCACAAAAGATAGTGTAATagctcattttgcttttctgtgtcaTTCTACCTTTCCATCTATAgtctattttgcttttatttgtatttgtgcaGTGGGAAAATCAGCTGAGTTTTCTTAGTTGGAAGtaaaattttcctgtttaaagattaaaacttccaagataagattttttttcccctcaaaatgATTTCTAAGAGGTTAACTAACGTGAGGATGAAGACTAAATGgctttagagaagaaaaagcttgcTCTTTGATTAAGCTGACAGAAGGAAGTTAAGCATTTGCTTAACAAGAACTATCTTCACCTGGTTTCTTGTCAAGTCACCCTACATCGCTATACAGAAGCGGGTTTCCattttcacaaatattctataCAAACCTAAGACTGGCACTTGGTATATTGTAAGGAGAACAACTGAGGAAATTTGCTTACCTCCTTGTGAAGGGGAAgatactgcaaaataaagataGGGATCAGGCCAGGATTTGCtaaaattgtcatttttcatGATCTGAAGTTGTACAAGACCATAGTCCAGTTAATCTTCCTAGGAAAAGGCTGTGAAGGGAGGGGGCTATCCTAATTTGTATTTGCATAACAGAGGTGGGAATCCCAACTGCTTGTCTCTAGAAAACTAtattaagagaaaagaatataaaatcagtaaaaatcGAAGGACCTTCAGGAAGGAATGAGAAAAGCCAACTGATTTTTATCATTTGCAACCCTAGAGAAAAGATTATTCAGCAATTTAACTGAGGTGCCACTTGAGATAATCTTAGTTGTGATACTTAGCTGTTTTTGGCCTTGATCCCAGCTGTAATTGGTTAATGACTCCAGGAGACTGGAAAAACAAGGCAGGCATGGAGAACTGTACATGGTATAGAAAGGTTCATgtgaaatgatggaaaaaaaatcagggtaAATTCCCAAATACAAAGTagttacaataaataaatacagtaggTCAAATTGGGGGTGAGGACTGTGGcataaagaaaaagctattatTGCTGCCATCCATACACCATACTATATGTTCTCAAATACATTCTTTTCTCCTGACCATGTAATatataaattcataaaataatgaatgcaCTTATTGTGTCTAGTCCCATAACAGCCACATCCATGTGTGACAATGAGTAGTTCTGAAACAGAAGTGCATAATGCTCATAGTTGAGATTTCAGGGCAAAATCTGGAGAGAAAACTGCAGCTTTTGAATAGTAGGTGTTATGTAAGTTCAATTATTTATTGTAAACATATCTATATACAGATACCTATATTAGTACATAATTATCTTAATATGACAATTAAACATGTTTGGAGTTTTCTAACAAGGATGGattctgatatttaaaataattttaatcctTCTATTCATAAATACTCTTTTATAAAAAGTAATatactctttctttttgtccCTCAGTAAAAGGCATTATGTGATCAGGAAAAGTTAAGATGAGTGAAGAGGCTCCCTGTGCATTTGTCTTGAAATGAAGTTTGCTGCCTTGTTCAGGAAAATGCCAAGCAAACTATGTATTCTAGCATTCCTCACCTATAAATACTTGCACACAATTTTGAATCCATTTTTTAACTTGTGCACAAATGAAATCCACATTTAGCTTTATATAAATGAGATGACCAAAACATTCTAAACCCCCCCCCCCTATTTTAAAGCACTAATAGATTCCACAAGAATATGTgtattttggtctttttttattaagtttttGCCAACCTGATACAgtgaattttgtttcatttggaaATACTGAGTGTTTCATTTGACTGAAGCTATAAAGCTGGGAGAAGGGgagacttaaaatgaaaaactatcTATATTCTCAAAACCCACAAACATAGAAGTTaagaaatacatacatttttattacatttaacAACTACATGCTCAGCAATTGTTATGTTACATTAATGATATCTTTGTGCATTGGTACAAGGTAAAAGGGGAACCCATCTTGATTCCATAAAGGTGTACAAATCCTGCTAAAActgttccaaaaataaaatgccagaTCATCTAAAATCCATCTTCAAGTGAGACTTGCTTAATGTGAATTCTTAATTTCAGAATACCTGCACTGACTCTTCTGGCAGATAGTCCGCATATAAGGAGGAATATTTGTCtcccaaaaatatttttatgactttAGACTTCTATAAATGTTGTGTGGAACTTTGTTTTGTCTCCATTTTATGAGGGACTCTGACAGAGCAGATCATCAGCCAGAGACCTTATGTCTCCATCATGAAACCATTCCTTTCCAATATATATGTTTGCCTACACAAGGAAAATACAACTCTGATATTGTAAATGCTAATAATTTTGATTTGAGCAAAAGAAACACAGTTTGCACTTAAGAAATACCTAAGCCATAGCTTAAGAAATACCTAAGCCATACCTTTCCCATTTAGTAACATCGTGTATAGACTATTTTGAAAACTCTTAGATATATTGTAGattctgaataaaaattatattttcttagtCAAATTAAAGCTGCCCATGTTAGAAGTACAGTTGCCATAGGGGTCTCTCAGGTGAAAAAGGAGTGGAAGAAACTGATTTAATATCCAAATAAGCATCTGAAATTTCCTCAGACATTCTTCATTGACTGGAGAATGACCCTAAGGTGACAATTcacttaatttaattaaaatatctgatGTTTTAGTTAAATACTTAATTGAGATGGGATAAATCCAGGCTAAAATGACTAAACTTTGTATGAGCCACCTGAgataaaaaggaggaagaattgGGATTTTAAACTATCCACGCAGCCAAGCTTAAACCTTGATACTTATTTGAATGAAATAATATGGAAAACTATCTATTCTCCTTTTCCAGCTCTAAGTGGAAGGACCCTACTCTCCTGCTTGCTCCACAGGTACTTAATTCTAAATAATAGTACATTTGTATTTGACATGGTGACACAGGTTCTCCCCAAGGATAATATAATTACATATAAGAATCAGGCTTCGTCATTAGGCAGTGTTTACCACTCTCCAGTTCAGCTGAGAGATTTGTACACAGATACTGCCTTCAGTGCCCACGAGATGGATGCAATGCTGCCTCCCAAACCACATTCCCCTGATTTTCCTTTGCCTATCCAGGAAAGAATCACTTGGTATTTTAGTGGCACATAGCGCAAACTGCAGGGAAATTGAATTCTTAGCAAATGGCtattctgaagacagaaaacatgtatttcaaaAGGACTGTTATTTAGGAATATGCATCCCATTTTCACGGATCTGAAGTATTTGGGAGAGTAAGTCCCATCATGCAAAAAGATCGTCTTTCCTAAAATTTAAACAGGTATTTAAGTATCTGAGCATAAATGCCTACATACCAGTGATTAGAAAAAGGGTGTATGGTCAGAAGTGACTCAAgtgtctttgaaaaatgtacCCAGTCAATCATGTGCTCATTGtagaaagctgcatttttaatatgCTCTGACAGGAGCACATTGGAATCAGTTGTTAACATTATGCAGAGACTTGTGTTCCCACAGTGCAGGCTGGTTAGGATCCAGGTACTGAGAAGAAACAGCTCTCAGTCATCTTCTTTGGCTCTGAATCATTTCTAAATGCAAATTAgtagaaattaaataaagaaatacctTATTTGGAATGGAGCACATGAAAATCCTGCTAGAGTTACGATTTCCTAGAAAAGTTAAGACAGCTAAGAAGCTTCACACAATATCTATCCAACAAGGCAGGCAAAACTGAGGAAAGCTTGTGGCAGATCTACAGCTGAAGAATCACTTCTGCCGTGTTTGGATGCTGGCCTTCTGATGGGCTCTGTGACAAGAAACATGTGGTGACACTGTTAGGAGAACTATAATTAATATTGATGAGGTGATTAGAATTTAGGAAGCAAAGGAAATCAGCCAGTGTGCTCACACTGGTGTGAGGTGGACAGTTTTACAGTcttaaaaagaattcaaaatgttACAAGGAAAGTGCTCTAAGACAAAAAGTAGGCAGAGCTGCAAGTCGGGATATATGCACACAGGCACGCAAACCCAACCCAAGCAAATGCATTGCTCAGCATTTCAGACGAAAAGCTGCAAGAATAGCAAAGGATTGCATCACTTCATAAGAGTTTACAAAGGCCAGTGTAGTGAGCACAGCATGTACGGAGGGGATGGACAACAGCAGCTTTAGCTTAGAGCAATCTTCACAGGAACAATGGGAATAAAATAAACGGACAATAACCCTGAAAATACATGgattactttttaatttgaatttgaatgCAGGAATCCAAGATGCTATGATGCCAGCAGCAGTCATTAACACTATGAATTCCATAGTCAGTAAAAGGCAAAATTCAGGGTTTACTGAGTATACCTTTATTGCATGAAGGGAAGACAAGATGTAAATGTAGGCATAAATGATCACAGAAAATCTAGTTTTTAAGAGCACAGAGAACTAACAGATTCTTTGAATAAAAGCAGTGGGAATTTCAAACTGTTCATGTCCTCAGCATTATCAAGAGGGCATGCTCTGAGAAGAATAGGGGACCAAAGTGAGTGAGATGACTTTTGCAATACAGAAGTGAAAGATTCCAACTGTCCTGTGATTCATTTCCTCAGGGAAGTCCTCTCACCCTATGAAGAAGACTGAAAGAGGAGTGAGGTAGGTCATTGCTCTGGGAGTTCTCGAGAAAGCAGATGAATTACCAGAAGACATAAAGTCTGTAGGTCTTTGTGGGGAAAACCAAAGCAAAGATAATGTCACCATTTCTCCTGTAGAGGCCTCAAAATAAGCATGTATGCATGAAATATTTCCTACTAGCTGAAAGGGTCAGGATCTTGGAAAAATAGCTGATGTCAAATACTTTTACATACTGAATATAGCAGTGATACTCTGGCAGGCATATGGTCTGGACCTGTCTGCATCCTTTTAGGGGGACACTAAAAACACACAGAGTACTAAAGTCATATGCTCTGGACAGTAGTCAGTGGTCCTCACTCTGGGTGGCAGAGAATGCCTTGCATCCACTTTGCTCAGTGAGAGGAGAACCTCAAAATGCACAAACTTTAATACATTATGGACAATCAGGGATCAGATCAGGAAGATAACTTCACGTGCTCCCATTGTCTTCTCGAGCTTTCATTTGGGTTGTGCTCAAGCCTTGAAGTGTTTCACAGGAAACACAACAAAATATGCAATGTTTGGGTGAGGACTGTATAGATGGTATTTTGACATGGGAAAAACAGGTAGAGTACAAATAAAAACTTGAACAATCTTCTGAATCTACGGGACTAAAGCTCGGGTGCCATATTGGTGAAGTTCTGTGCACAGGAAtaactggaaagaaaagctaagaGACCACAGTGCACAGGGAGACCAGAATAGGGAACCAGCCCTCAGGAGTGAATTTGGCCTCAGTCATCAAAAATGACAAAGTCAACTGATGCACAGAGATATGTGTATACAATTTAGTTGTTtcaatttcagattttctttaccATTCCATATCAGTGTAGCTTCCTAAATCTTTGATGCAAATTGTCATAAATCGGGCCtcacaaataagaaaaaaacattcctcTTTCTACATTAGACATAGTTCTGATGTGACTGGAACAGCTGTGCagctaaaatcattttttttttttgtcctccttCCCTCTAGGTAAAACCAAATCTGTTTCCTCTGCACATAGCTAGTTATCAGCCGGAGATATCCTGAGTTTGTAAGAGAGCAGTAATTACCCTAAATTGCCATAATTGGTATTGCCAAAATTATTATCACTTTGATGACCAAAGTTTTGGAACAGATACCAAAATCTTGACTGATACTCGAGTGACACTGTACTATCATCATCCAGTGTGCCAAGGAACTGCAACTAGTCTTATTCTGAGTTGAAACACAGTATCGACCTGTCAGTTTATATTTGTACCTTAGCCTGGGTCATACCCCATGGCAATCACTGCCAGGAATCATTCCTGGTCACTGGAACGTGTCTATTCTGTTAAATTATTGTGATGGTTCTTAACCATTTTTTATGCGTTTGGTATGAGCCACCTACCACTCTTCCAGACAATGCAAAGATGTAGTCTGGGAGTCAGCAGTGAGTATGGATCAATCACAACAAGCAGTTTGCATAAAGCTATCTTATTTTGGAGGCTGCAAGTGCATAGGCATTGTAGTACGGACACAAGCTGCTCCAGGTGAGGTGGCCTCAAAGTCAGAGGCCAGGGAGATAGTATAGACTTAATATTAACTGACACCTCTAGTTCAGAGATAGAACCGCCTAtggtttgtatttgttttaaattagcCTGTAAGGTTTTCTAGGCAGAGACCACGTTTCTCTGCATTTGTATGTAACTAGCACAAAGAAGCTTTGCACCTGATTGGGACGTTAACTAAcctcaaaagcaaaatgagagaaaatcCTCATATTAGTCTGAAGATCCTATTGGGAAAGCTAGATAGGTAAGCAAGTGATTTGAGGTATTGCGTCCACCCTTGTAACGTAAGTGCAAGACACTGGCAATGTAAAAGTCTAGTAGTGGATAGGAAGATAGTAAGAAGGCAGATCAATGTTTCTGAGTGCAGCTTAACACTAAAATGTTACTGTACATTAGGCATCAGAGCAACTTAATACCAGTTTCCAGTTTCAGATTTTCAAGAACAgtctgaagagaagaaacaggaatTCATTTCTCAGATATGCCTTCACATTTACCTTGCAGTGAAGCCAAAACAagtttgaagttttttttttctcctaacattttaaaagaattaagttACACAGCTTAGCTCAAAGCAACCAACTCAGGCACCAACAGACCCAGAAAGCCAGAGTGCCTAACATTTTGCAATCTCATGAAACATCGGCCTTTGAGCCTTTGACTCTTAAGTATTGTATGAGATATGATTTCAAAATGGTTAGGATGGGTCTGGTGTTAcaaaggcaaggaaaagaagaggaaagacttGGGAAGAACCTGAGCTGGGAAGACTGTGCTCACATCTTCAGGTAATACTGAAATATTCCTGCAGAAAGTGCTAACAAGAGATTATCCAATTACTCCTGGTTGCTCACTCATTTCTAACTATTATTTAATAACGAAGTGTCagtataaaatacaataaatccACAgtcggggtggggggaggttCCTTCTCCAAGTATTTTGGAGAAGCAGGAcgtattttaatgtttttttttttttttttttgaggttgtTTCTCCAAACCTCCTCGTTCTCGAGTAGTGCGTTTCCAtacgcccccccccccccccccccccccccccgcgccgcgaCGCCGTCGGCGGGGCCCGCGCCGGCCCTCGCGGCCGCTCCCTCCAACGGCCGCTCCCTCCAACGGCCGCTCCCTccaa
It encodes the following:
- the MSC gene encoding musculin — its product is MSTGSGSEAEELPDMDLRALQLDYAPAAAKRQPRGELYPSGDNSSAAEEEEEEEEEEEEEEDGEGSCAAGPVGSGCKRKRARGGGPGGKKAPSGPRGPPPEGKQSQRNAANARERARMRVLSKAFSRLKTSLPWVPPDTKLSKLDTLRLASSYIAHLRQLLQEDRYENGYVHPVNLTWPFVVSGRPDSDTKEVSTASRLCGTTA